In the genome of Oxalobacter aliiformigenes, one region contains:
- the rho gene encoding transcription termination factor Rho encodes MHLSELKSLHVSALLEMALSLDIDNAARMRKQELMFAILKKRAKAGEQVYGDGALEILPDGFGFLRSPDASYMASTDDIYISPSQIRRFNLHTGDSIEGEVRTPKDGERYFALVKVDKVNGAPPEASKHRMLFENLTPLHPDEPLKLERDISAQENITGRIIDMIAPIGKGQRGLLVASPKSGKTVMLQHMAHAITANHPDVTLFVLLIDERPEEVTEMQRSVRGEVIASTFDEPATRHVQVAEMVLEKAKRLVEMKKDVVILLDSITRLARAYNTVIPASGKVLTGGVDANALQRPKRFFGAARNVEEGGSLTIIATALVETGSRMDDVIYEEFKGTGNMEVHLERRLAEKRVYPAINLNKSGTRREELLIKPDQLQKIWILRKLLYGMDEIEAMEFILDKMKATKNNADFFDLMRRGG; translated from the coding sequence ATGCATTTATCCGAACTAAAGTCTCTGCATGTGTCCGCACTGCTGGAAATGGCGCTTAGCCTTGATATCGATAACGCTGCACGTATGCGCAAACAGGAACTGATGTTTGCCATTCTGAAAAAACGGGCCAAAGCGGGTGAACAGGTATATGGTGACGGTGCACTCGAAATACTCCCCGACGGTTTCGGCTTCCTTCGCTCACCGGATGCCAGTTATATGGCATCGACAGACGATATCTATATTTCCCCTTCCCAGATCAGGCGTTTCAATCTTCATACGGGTGACTCCATTGAAGGTGAAGTCAGAACGCCCAAGGATGGAGAGCGGTATTTTGCATTGGTCAAAGTCGATAAAGTCAACGGCGCCCCTCCCGAAGCATCCAAACACCGGATGCTGTTCGAAAACCTGACACCGCTGCATCCGGATGAACCGCTCAAACTGGAACGCGATATCAGCGCACAGGAAAATATTACCGGTCGCATTATCGATATGATTGCTCCGATCGGCAAAGGCCAGCGCGGTTTGCTGGTTGCCTCTCCCAAATCCGGTAAAACCGTCATGCTGCAACATATGGCTCATGCCATTACAGCCAATCACCCGGACGTCACTCTCTTCGTGCTCCTGATTGATGAACGCCCGGAAGAAGTGACGGAAATGCAGCGCTCTGTCCGTGGCGAAGTGATTGCATCCACTTTTGACGAACCGGCAACCAGACATGTTCAGGTTGCCGAAATGGTACTGGAAAAGGCGAAACGACTGGTCGAAATGAAAAAGGATGTGGTTATTCTTTTAGACTCGATTACCCGTCTGGCCCGTGCCTACAATACCGTCATTCCGGCCTCCGGCAAAGTCCTGACCGGCGGCGTGGATGCCAACGCTCTCCAGCGCCCGAAACGCTTCTTCGGTGCTGCCCGCAATGTGGAAGAAGGCGGTTCCCTGACTATCATCGCCACAGCACTGGTCGAGACCGGCAGCCGGATGGACGATGTGATCTATGAAGAATTCAAGGGAACCGGCAATATGGAAGTTCACCTTGAGCGCCGGCTGGCAGAAAAACGTGTTTATCCGGCGATCAATCTGAACAAGTCCGGAACCCGTCGCGAGGAACTGCTGATCAAGCCCGATCAGTTGCAGAAAATATGGATTCTGCGCAAACTGCTCTATGGCATGGATGAAATTGAAGCGATGGAATTCATTCTCGATAAAATGAAAGCGACCAAAAACAATGCCGATTTTTTCGACCTGATGCGTCGTGGCGGCTAG
- a CDS encoding rubrerythrin family protein produces MDLKGTKTEKNIIEAFIQETQSAMTYDYAAYRADVEGHNEITTKLRSSAAIRRGHAMGNMQLLQKDPVTGLRTNITRLNLQSAIEKATRLYHDVYPKMAETAREENLEDIANWFETLAKAERMEAKLYEEALKILLD; encoded by the coding sequence ATGGATCTAAAAGGAACGAAAACCGAAAAAAACATTATTGAGGCCTTCATACAAGAAACCCAGTCTGCCATGACTTACGATTACGCGGCATATCGCGCCGATGTGGAAGGTCACAATGAAATCACGACAAAGCTGCGTTCCAGTGCGGCAATCCGGCGCGGGCACGCGATGGGAAACATGCAACTGTTGCAGAAAGATCCTGTAACCGGTTTGCGTACCAATATCACCCGCCTGAACCTGCAATCGGCCATCGAAAAAGCCACCCGGCTCTATCACGATGTCTATCCCAAAATGGCTGAAACTGCCCGTGAAGAAAATCTGGAAGATATCGCCAACTGGTTCGAGACGCTGGCCAAAGCCGAAAGAATGGAAGCCAAATTATACGAGGAAGCGCTGAAAATATTGCTCGACTAA
- a CDS encoding nitronate monooxygenase, with protein MKCVDDFRLVFNGKEYVPIIIGGMGVDISTPQLALEAARLGGIGHISDAMSLDTADRYFGTHFTRDKTRQYKNYIKIQDKSEIHFDLGAIEESTKLHVRNVMEKKRGDGLIFTNCMEKLTMNASRDTLRVRLRAALDAGIDGITLAAGLHPNSFRLIEDHPRFRDAKLGIIVSSLRALQIFLRRNVKLNRLPDYVVVEGPLAGGHLGFGMDWAKYDLKTIVAEIAQFLKTEKLNIPLIAAGGIFTGSDAVSFLENGVSGVQVATRFTVSKESGLPDDVKQEYLKASADDIEVNQISPTGYPMRMLKQSPAIAKGLRPNCESYGYILENGKCEYLKSYYRELERHPDGKNICIEDKTCLCTHMRNYNVWTCGHYTYRLKDTTRKLADGTYRIVSAEHIFRDYQFSKNQEILLPEE; from the coding sequence ATGAAATGTGTTGATGATTTCCGGCTGGTTTTCAACGGAAAGGAATATGTACCGATCATTATCGGAGGGATGGGCGTCGACATCTCCACTCCGCAACTGGCTCTTGAGGCAGCCCGTCTGGGCGGTATTGGCCATATTTCCGATGCCATGTCGCTCGACACGGCTGACCGTTACTTCGGCACTCATTTCACCCGGGACAAAACACGCCAGTACAAGAATTACATCAAAATTCAGGATAAAAGCGAAATTCATTTCGATCTCGGGGCGATTGAGGAGTCGACGAAGCTGCATGTCCGTAACGTCATGGAAAAAAAGCGGGGCGATGGTCTGATTTTCACCAATTGCATGGAAAAACTGACCATGAATGCCTCGCGCGATACGCTGCGTGTCAGACTTCGTGCCGCTCTGGACGCCGGGATTGACGGGATAACACTTGCTGCCGGGCTGCATCCGAATTCGTTTCGGCTGATTGAGGATCATCCACGTTTCAGGGATGCCAAGCTGGGTATCATCGTTTCTTCCCTGCGGGCGTTGCAAATCTTTTTGCGTCGCAATGTCAAATTGAACCGCTTGCCTGATTATGTCGTTGTGGAGGGCCCGTTGGCCGGAGGCCATCTTGGGTTCGGTATGGATTGGGCGAAGTACGATTTGAAGACGATCGTTGCCGAAATTGCCCAATTTCTGAAAACGGAAAAACTGAATATTCCCCTGATTGCTGCCGGAGGGATATTCACCGGTTCCGATGCAGTTTCTTTTCTGGAAAACGGGGTGTCCGGTGTTCAGGTCGCAACCCGTTTTACTGTATCGAAAGAAAGCGGGTTGCCTGATGATGTCAAGCAGGAATATCTGAAAGCCAGCGCGGATGATATCGAGGTAAACCAGATTTCGCCCACAGGTTATCCGATGCGAATGCTGAAGCAGTCTCCGGCTATTGCCAAAGGCCTGCGGCCGAATTGCGAATCTTATGGGTACATACTTGAAAACGGGAAATGCGAATACCTGAAATCGTATTATCGTGAGCTGGAACGTCATCCTGACGGCAAGAATATCTGCATAGAAGACAAAACCTGTTTATGTACGCATATGCGGAATTATAATGTCTGGACTTGTGGTCATTATACTTATCGTTTGAAAGATACGACTCGCAAACTGGCAGATGGCACTTACCGGATCGTGAGTGCCGAGCATATTTTCCGTGATTACCAGTTCAGCAAGAATCAGGAAATTCTGCTTCCGGAAGAATAA
- a CDS encoding universal stress protein → MSYKTILVHLDKKSIAEHRVRIAANLAIAEDACLIGVAMIGISTLTFQQAHIDEKDPVLASHLKFLHERAARFVREFETEVKRMDAPSYEGRIVDGEANQGISLLGRVADLIVIGRTNLEEKSPIVAPDFPEYVMMNSGRPVLIIPPGYEKDTVGNRVMICWNASRESIRAVADAIPILKRAELVQVVMYNVDNEPDVNAELAGSDIALYLARHGINVEVLPPQKNKHIGTALLELGKQQSTDLLVMGGYGHTRFREFLLGGVTRTVLGESDIPVLMSH, encoded by the coding sequence ATGTCATATAAAACGATACTGGTTCATCTGGATAAAAAATCGATTGCAGAACACCGTGTGCGTATTGCTGCGAATCTTGCTATTGCGGAAGATGCCTGTCTGATTGGCGTCGCAATGATCGGTATTTCAACACTGACGTTTCAACAGGCTCACATAGATGAAAAGGATCCGGTTCTCGCTTCTCATCTGAAATTCCTCCACGAAAGGGCGGCCCGTTTTGTCCGGGAATTCGAGACGGAGGTCAAGAGAATGGATGCGCCTTCTTATGAGGGGAGAATTGTGGACGGAGAAGCCAATCAGGGAATCAGCCTGCTGGGACGTGTCGCTGATCTGATTGTCATCGGGCGGACCAATCTGGAGGAAAAATCACCTATTGTCGCTCCGGATTTTCCGGAATATGTCATGATGAACTCCGGAAGACCTGTTCTGATTATTCCACCCGGCTATGAAAAGGACACGGTCGGCAATCGGGTGATGATATGCTGGAACGCGAGCCGTGAATCGATACGGGCTGTGGCGGACGCCATACCGATTCTGAAAAGAGCCGAACTGGTGCAGGTCGTTATGTACAATGTCGATAATGAACCTGATGTGAATGCGGAACTTGCCGGAAGCGATATCGCCTTGTATCTGGCCCGGCATGGCATTAACGTGGAAGTATTGCCTCCGCAAAAAAACAAACATATCGGAACAGCATTGCTGGAACTGGGTAAACAGCAGTCAACGGATTTGCTGGTTATGGGAGGGTACGGTCATACACGGTTCAGAGAGTTCTTGCTGGGTGGTGTGACCCGAACCGTACTGGGTGAATCTGATATCCCCGTTTTGATGTCGCATTGA
- a CDS encoding aspartate kinase has protein sequence MALVVHKYGGTSMGSIDRIKNVARRVAKWHDAGYQVVVVPSAMAGETNRLIGLAKEIMPEPDQRELDMVTSTGEQVSIGLLSMALMQLGKEAVSFTGWQVPVKTDTSHTKARIQSIDDERIRENLGKGKIVIIAGFQGISEAGNITTLGRGGSDTSAVAMAAALKASECLIYTDVDGVYTTDPRVVTDARRLRKITFEEMLEMASLGSKVLQTRSVELAGSYHVPTRVLSSLTDPDMPLEEESRSGTLITFEEENTDMEQTVISGIAFSRDEAKITVLGVPDRPGVAFQILGAIADANIEVDMIIQNQSVGGKTDFTFTVPRPDYNRAMDLLNHKVKAEVGATDIIGDAKVSKVSAIGIGMRSHVGVASKMFETLFEEGINILMISTSEIKISVIIDEKYMELAVRALHKAFGLEKV, from the coding sequence ATGGCTTTAGTCGTTCATAAATATGGCGGCACGTCGATGGGGTCGATTGATCGCATTAAAAACGTCGCGCGACGGGTTGCCAAGTGGCATGATGCCGGTTACCAGGTTGTCGTTGTTCCTTCCGCGATGGCGGGTGAAACCAATCGGCTGATCGGTCTGGCAAAGGAAATCATGCCGGAACCCGACCAGCGTGAACTGGATATGGTGACCTCTACCGGAGAACAGGTTTCGATCGGTTTGCTGTCGATGGCACTGATGCAGCTTGGAAAAGAAGCGGTATCGTTTACCGGATGGCAGGTCCCTGTCAAAACAGATACGTCCCATACCAAGGCGCGTATTCAATCTATCGACGATGAGCGGATCAGGGAAAATCTCGGGAAAGGAAAGATTGTCATCATTGCCGGTTTTCAGGGAATCAGCGAAGCAGGGAATATCACAACACTTGGCCGTGGCGGTTCCGATACCTCTGCCGTGGCAATGGCTGCGGCTCTCAAGGCTTCGGAATGTCTCATCTATACAGACGTGGATGGCGTATATACGACGGATCCGCGTGTGGTGACCGATGCAAGAAGACTCAGGAAAATCACTTTTGAAGAAATGCTGGAGATGGCTTCCCTGGGATCCAAGGTTTTGCAGACACGTTCAGTAGAGCTTGCCGGCAGTTACCATGTCCCAACGCGGGTATTGTCATCGCTGACCGATCCGGACATGCCTCTGGAGGAAGAATCCCGGTCCGGTACATTGATTACTTTTGAAGAAGAAAACACAGATATGGAACAAACTGTTATTTCCGGTATTGCATTCAGTCGGGATGAAGCGAAAATCACGGTGCTGGGTGTGCCTGACCGCCCGGGCGTCGCTTTCCAGATTCTCGGCGCTATAGCCGACGCCAATATTGAAGTCGATATGATCATCCAGAATCAGTCTGTTGGTGGAAAAACCGATTTTACTTTTACCGTACCGCGTCCGGATTATAACCGTGCAATGGATCTGTTAAACCACAAGGTCAAGGCAGAAGTCGGTGCCACCGATATCATCGGGGATGCGAAAGTCTCGAAAGTTTCCGCTATCGGGATCGGTATGCGAAGTCATGTCGGAGTCGCATCCAAGATGTTCGAAACGCTTTTTGAAGAAGGAATCAACATCCTGATGATTTCGACTTCTGAAATCAAGATTTCAGTCATTATCGATGAGAAATATATGGAGCTGGCTGTGAGGGCGTTGCATAAGGCATTCGGACTGGAAAAAGTGTAG
- the tilS gene encoding tRNA lysidine(34) synthetase TilS: MNSAVEIGFERALEAILMRVFHEECHEIFSVKEQDIPLSLAIAYSGGLDSTVLLHLARRFSVKKDISLFAFHIHHGLNRQADKWCDHCREVCATLGVRFESRRVQVDRHSKNGVEADARSKRYAALGEMCRKHQVTLLLTAHHQDDQVETVLFHLMRGTGMAGLSGMDSVACIPELKKDSVIFLGRPLLSLSRKSLSQWAKENGLSYVEDDSNSDTKYTRNAIRHHLVPVMSDIFPGFQNRLARMSEHVGTSQKLLNELGEEDLRTCRISGNRLDLAQARSLSASRMENLLRCWLIGNGIQIPSTAWFVQAKKQMLEARRDALINLQTDGYVIRRYRTILSVERKESERTNPSASVFLRWTGEQSVLLKSWYGRLEFEKSETGVDEDWLRKNILRIDPYRGNAELKLVNRPTKKLKNLYQEAGIPSWERLFLPLVFVGSDLIYAGKLGQSAKYIRKQGKCIRFNWKAFPVMSFK, translated from the coding sequence TTGAATTCCGCTGTCGAGATCGGATTTGAACGCGCATTGGAAGCTATTCTGATGCGCGTTTTTCATGAAGAGTGCCATGAAATTTTTTCGGTAAAAGAACAGGATATTCCTCTTTCTTTGGCCATCGCCTATAGCGGTGGATTGGACTCGACGGTTCTGCTTCATCTTGCACGCCGGTTTTCAGTGAAAAAGGATATTTCTCTTTTCGCATTTCATATTCATCATGGATTAAACCGTCAGGCTGACAAGTGGTGTGATCATTGCAGGGAGGTATGTGCGACTTTAGGCGTCCGGTTTGAAAGTCGCCGGGTCCAGGTCGATCGGCACAGTAAAAACGGTGTCGAGGCGGATGCCAGATCAAAACGGTATGCCGCATTAGGTGAAATGTGCCGGAAACATCAGGTAACCCTGTTACTGACAGCCCATCATCAGGACGATCAGGTCGAGACGGTTTTGTTCCATCTGATGCGTGGTACGGGTATGGCGGGATTGTCCGGCATGGATTCTGTTGCGTGTATCCCCGAGTTGAAAAAAGACAGTGTTATCTTTCTTGGTCGTCCTCTTTTGTCACTGTCGCGGAAAAGTCTTTCGCAATGGGCGAAAGAAAATGGTCTTTCCTATGTGGAGGATGATTCCAATTCCGATACAAAATATACACGGAACGCTATCCGCCATCATCTGGTACCGGTTATGTCGGATATCTTTCCCGGCTTTCAGAACAGACTGGCAAGGATGTCGGAACATGTCGGGACATCGCAGAAACTGTTGAATGAACTGGGAGAAGAAGATCTTCGGACTTGCCGTATATCCGGAAACAGACTCGATCTGGCGCAAGCACGAAGCCTGAGTGCTTCGCGTATGGAGAATCTGTTGCGTTGCTGGCTTATCGGAAATGGCATTCAAATACCATCGACAGCATGGTTTGTGCAGGCGAAAAAACAGATGCTGGAAGCCAGACGGGATGCACTGATCAATTTGCAGACAGATGGCTATGTTATCAGGAGATACAGAACGATCCTGTCTGTCGAGAGAAAAGAAAGTGAACGGACGAATCCTTCTGCTTCTGTTTTTTTGCGGTGGACAGGAGAACAGTCTGTATTGCTGAAATCATGGTATGGCAGGCTGGAATTTGAAAAATCTGAAACAGGTGTTGATGAGGATTGGTTAAGAAAGAACATCCTGAGGATTGATCCTTACCGGGGCAATGCGGAATTGAAATTGGTAAATCGGCCCACCAAGAAATTGAAGAACCTGTACCAGGAAGCGGGAATACCATCCTGGGAAAGACTTTTTCTGCCACTGGTTTTTGTCGGTAGTGACCTGATTTATGCCGGAAAGCTGGGACAATCGGCAAAATATATCCGGAAACAGGGAAAATGCATCCGTTTCAACTGGAAAGCGTTTCCGGTAATGTCTTTTAAATGA
- a CDS encoding acetyl-CoA carboxylase carboxyltransferase subunit alpha: MAKTTFLSFEQPIAELDAKIEELRCVQDDSAVDISDEITKLAQKSKQLTREIYSKLTPWQVSQIARHPNRPYTLDYINEIFTDFHELHGDRSFADDPAIVGGLARFDGMPCVVMGHQKGRDVKERSFRNFGMPRPEGYRKALRLMRMAEKFGLPIFTFVDTPGAFPGIDAEERGQSEAIGRNLFVMADLKVPIIATIIGEGGSGGALAIAVADTVQMLQYSVYSVISPEGCASILWKTAERANEAAEALGLTAQRLKEIGMIDKIIDEPLGGAHRDMKGMAAVLKRALAESYRQLENIPLPELLAARREKWLNYGKFRDTAQSE; the protein is encoded by the coding sequence GTGGCTAAAACAACTTTTCTCAGTTTCGAACAGCCTATCGCAGAACTGGATGCCAAAATCGAGGAATTGCGTTGTGTCCAAGATGATTCAGCTGTCGATATTTCTGATGAAATCACCAAACTGGCACAGAAGAGCAAGCAGTTAACCAGAGAAATATATTCCAAACTGACACCCTGGCAGGTGTCCCAGATAGCGCGTCATCCCAACAGGCCCTATACCCTGGATTATATCAATGAAATATTTACCGATTTTCACGAATTGCATGGAGATCGTTCCTTCGCCGATGATCCTGCCATCGTGGGAGGACTGGCACGTTTCGACGGTATGCCCTGTGTTGTGATGGGGCATCAGAAAGGCCGGGATGTCAAGGAAAGGAGTTTCCGGAATTTCGGCATGCCACGTCCGGAAGGTTATCGCAAGGCACTCCGTTTGATGCGCATGGCTGAAAAATTCGGTTTGCCGATTTTCACGTTTGTCGATACACCGGGTGCGTTTCCCGGAATCGATGCCGAGGAACGGGGCCAGTCCGAGGCTATCGGACGCAATCTTTTTGTAATGGCCGATCTGAAAGTACCGATTATCGCCACGATCATTGGCGAAGGCGGATCGGGTGGCGCGCTTGCCATCGCCGTGGCGGATACGGTTCAGATGTTGCAGTATTCGGTTTATTCCGTCATTTCTCCGGAAGGATGTGCATCCATTCTCTGGAAGACGGCGGAACGTGCCAATGAAGCCGCCGAAGCGTTGGGACTGACCGCACAGCGCCTCAAGGAAATCGGTATGATCGACAAGATCATCGATGAGCCGCTCGGAGGTGCCCATCGTGATATGAAAGGGATGGCCGCCGTTTTGAAACGTGCATTGGCCGAATCGTATCGCCAGCTGGAGAACATCCCGCTTCCAGAACTTTTGGCCGCACGTCGTGAAAAATGGCTTAATTACGGTAAATTCAGGGATACGGCGCAATCCGAATAA
- a CDS encoding DNA-3-methyladenine glycosylase family protein: MIDPDTWNQACRELSTRDPILGKLVRETEKGRLLSRGEPFQTLVRSIVGQQISVKAADSIWERFRTVCPACTPSEIIQASVDSLGASGLSRRKVEYLKDLAFHFLERKIRTDRWIVMADEEIIADLTRIKGIGRWTAEMFLIFNLLRPDVLPVDDVGLQKGVSKSYFSGKPVSREDIRELAKNWKPWCTVATWYLWRSLTPLPVEY; this comes from the coding sequence TTGATTGACCCGGATACCTGGAATCAGGCCTGCCGGGAATTGTCCACCCGTGATCCGATCCTGGGCAAGCTGGTCCGGGAAACAGAAAAGGGGCGTCTTCTCAGCCGTGGCGAACCGTTCCAGACACTGGTTCGTTCCATTGTCGGGCAGCAGATTTCGGTTAAGGCCGCCGATTCCATCTGGGAACGGTTCCGGACAGTTTGTCCGGCCTGTACACCTTCCGAGATTATACAGGCCAGTGTTGATTCGCTTGGGGCAAGTGGCCTTTCGAGACGGAAGGTCGAATACCTGAAGGATTTGGCGTTTCATTTTCTCGAGCGTAAAATCCGGACCGACCGCTGGATTGTCATGGCAGATGAAGAAATCATTGCCGATCTGACCCGGATAAAAGGGATCGGGCGATGGACAGCGGAAATGTTTCTGATCTTCAATCTTTTAAGGCCCGATGTATTGCCTGTGGATGACGTGGGATTACAGAAAGGGGTCAGCAAATCCTATTTTTCCGGGAAACCGGTTTCCAGAGAGGATATTCGTGAACTGGCAAAAAACTGGAAACCCTGGTGTACAGTCGCTACCTGGTATTTATGGCGCAGTTTGACACCACTTCCGGTAGAATACTGA
- the cysS gene encoding cysteine--tRNA ligase yields the protein MDSLQIYNSLTRSKQVFKPIEPGKVRMYVCGMTIYDYCHIGHARMMMSFDVVYRWLKALGYQVTYVRNITDIDDKIINRAGENGETISSLTERFTRYMHEDTGALGILPPDHEPRATEYVPEMLELIGKLEKNGLAYQSEDGDVNYSVRDFEGYGKLSGKSLDDLRAGERVDVNTGKRDPLDFVLWKSAKPTEPDEAKWPSKWGAGRPGWHIECSAMSSKLLGDHFDIHGGGADLQFPHHENEIAQSEGASHHPFVNYWMHNGFVRVDNEKMSKSLGNFFTIRDVLKNYDAEVLRFFIIRSHYRSPLNYSDAHLDDAKAALTRLYTALKDIDVRERPVDWKEKHAIRFAQAMNDDFNTPEAVAVLFELANEINRTGSVEMASQLKALAGVLGLLGREPRQFLQGDGRGDGNEEKWIEERIAARVEAKKLKNFAEADRIRNELLEKGIVLEDRPGGKTEWRRS from the coding sequence ATGGACAGTCTCCAGATATACAACAGTTTGACGAGAAGCAAGCAGGTTTTCAAACCGATTGAACCGGGCAAGGTCCGTATGTACGTATGCGGCATGACCATTTACGATTACTGCCATATCGGACATGCACGCATGATGATGTCGTTTGACGTCGTCTATCGCTGGCTGAAAGCACTGGGATATCAGGTGACCTATGTTCGCAACATTACGGACATCGATGACAAGATCATCAATCGGGCCGGTGAAAATGGCGAGACCATTTCCAGTCTGACGGAACGGTTCACACGGTATATGCATGAGGATACCGGTGCCCTGGGTATTTTGCCTCCCGATCATGAGCCACGGGCGACGGAATATGTTCCGGAAATGCTGGAATTGATCGGCAAGCTGGAAAAAAACGGTCTGGCGTACCAGTCGGAAGACGGAGACGTGAACTATTCCGTACGCGATTTCGAAGGATATGGAAAACTGTCCGGGAAATCACTTGATGACTTGCGGGCCGGTGAACGGGTCGATGTCAATACCGGCAAACGGGATCCACTGGATTTTGTGTTGTGGAAGTCGGCAAAGCCGACCGAACCGGATGAAGCCAAATGGCCTTCCAAATGGGGAGCCGGCCGTCCCGGATGGCATATTGAATGCTCGGCCATGTCGAGCAAGCTTTTGGGGGATCATTTTGATATTCATGGGGGCGGTGCCGATCTTCAGTTCCCGCATCATGAAAATGAGATTGCCCAGTCTGAAGGCGCTTCCCATCATCCTTTCGTCAATTACTGGATGCATAACGGTTTCGTACGGGTGGATAATGAAAAAATGTCGAAATCGCTCGGCAATTTCTTTACGATTCGTGATGTGCTGAAGAATTATGATGCGGAAGTCCTGCGTTTTTTCATCATCCGCTCGCATTATCGCAGTCCGCTGAACTATTCCGATGCCCATCTGGACGATGCCAAGGCGGCACTGACCCGTCTTTACACGGCACTGAAAGATATTGATGTCAGGGAAAGACCGGTTGACTGGAAGGAAAAACATGCGATCCGTTTCGCACAGGCCATGAATGACGATTTCAATACACCGGAGGCCGTAGCCGTATTGTTCGAACTGGCCAACGAGATCAACAGGACCGGTTCTGTTGAAATGGCTTCGCAACTGAAAGCACTTGCCGGTGTGCTCGGATTGCTGGGACGTGAACCGCGGCAGTTCCTCCAGGGAGACGGACGTGGCGACGGGAATGAGGAAAAGTGGATTGAGGAACGGATTGCCGCACGTGTCGAGGCCAAAAAGCTGAAAAATTTTGCGGAGGCTGACAGAATACGTAACGAGTTGCTTGAAAAGGGTATTGTCCTTGAAGACAGACCGGGCGGAAAGACCGAATGGCGTCGTTCATAG
- a CDS encoding peptidylprolyl isomerase, whose translation MAVSLQTNFGTIKIELDAENAPKTVDNFLSYVRSGFYNNTIFHRVIDGFMIQGGGFEPGMKQKKTNAPIENEANNGLSNETYSIAMARTPDPHSATAQFFINVNNNDFLDYPGQDGWGYCVFGKVTEGKDVVDRIRKVATGRAGMHADVPLEDVIIEKAEEI comes from the coding sequence ATGGCCGTCTCCCTGCAAACCAATTTCGGTACAATCAAGATTGAACTGGATGCTGAAAATGCTCCAAAAACCGTCGACAATTTTCTTTCTTACGTTCGTTCCGGTTTTTACAACAACACCATTTTCCATCGTGTCATTGACGGGTTCATGATCCAGGGAGGAGGTTTCGAACCGGGCATGAAGCAGAAAAAAACCAATGCGCCGATAGAAAATGAAGCCAACAACGGTTTATCCAACGAAACCTACTCTATCGCGATGGCAAGAACACCTGATCCCCATTCCGCTACCGCCCAGTTTTTCATCAATGTCAACAACAACGACTTTCTTGACTATCCGGGGCAGGATGGCTGGGGTTATTGTGTTTTCGGCAAAGTGACGGAAGGCAAAGACGTCGTCGATCGCATCCGGAAAGTGGCAACGGGCCGTGCCGGTATGCACGCAGACGTACCGCTTGAAGACGTCATCATCGAAAAAGCCGAAGAAATCTGA